The Oncorhynchus kisutch isolate 150728-3 unplaced genomic scaffold, Okis_V2 Okis01b-Okis20b_hom, whole genome shotgun sequence genome contains the following window.
atatatgtgtgtgtgtgtatatatatgtgtgtgtgtatatatgtgtgtgtgtgtgtgtgtatatatatgtgtgtgtgtgtatatatatatatatgtgtgtgtgtgtatatatatgtatatacgtgtgtgtgtatatgtatgtatgtgtgtgtatatatatgtatgtgtgtgtataaatatgtgtgtatatatgtgtgtgtgtgtatatatatgtgtgtgtgtgtgtatatgtatgtgtgtgtgtgtatatgtgtgtgtgtgtatatatatgtatatgtgtgtatatatatatgtgtgtgtgtgtatatatgtgtgtgtgtataaatatgtgtgtgtgtatatatatgtgtgtgtgtgtgtgtatatatatgtgtgtgtgtataaatatgtgtgtgtgtatatatgtgtgtgtgtgtgtgtgtatatatatgtgtgtgtgtataaatatgtgtgtgtgtgtgtatatatgtgtgtgtgtatatatgtgtgtgtgtgtatatatatgtatatgtgtgtgtataaatatgtgtgtgtgtatatatatatgtgtgtgtgtgtatatatatgtgtgtgtgtatatatgtgtgtgtgtgtgtgtgtgtgtatatatatgtgtgtgtatatatgtatgaatgtgtgtgtgtgtgtgtgtgtgtgtgtgtgtatatatatatatatgtgtgtgtgttaatttatTTATACACAAACACCAGAAACACAATGGAAGCTGTACCAGCCAACTGCCTGAGCGACGTGCGTTCTCTAGCTCTGCAGGCGTGCGTCATCGGAATCGACGAAGGGCAGTTTGTAAGTATACTACATTAGTCTGTTAGCCTCTCACTGTGTCCAACAGAGTGATCCTCTTTGTTCCTCACTAGATCATTACCTGTATTGTCTCTACAGCTAAATAAGCTGCCATTGATCTGCATCTGTTATATTCATCTGTTAAGCACATGGCATCATCAGCACCATATTCCTTAGTGTTATGACCTCAAACGTCTCCCCCAGACGTTCCACGTATTTAAACTATTCCAGAGCGAGCACACCTGGTCAACACACCTGGTCAACACACCTGGTCAACACACCTGgtcaacacacctgattcaactggtcaacacacctggtcaacacacctgattcaactggtcaacacacctggtcaacacacctgattcaactggtcaactaatcatcaggcccTTGACTAGTTGAATCAAGGCTACAACAGAACTGTAAAATGTCTCTGAGGAGATCACTGACCTAGGCTACATTACCTACATTACACTGACCTAGGCTACATTACCAATGGCTACATTACACTGACCTAGGCTACATTACCTACATTACACTGACCTAGGCTACATTACCTACATTACACTGACCTAGGCTACATTACCTACATTACACTGACCTAGGATACATTACCTACATTACTCTGACCTAGGCTACATTACCAATGATGTCCTAACTGTTATAGCCGTATGCTTATGAATCCATGTCATATTCCtcttattttgttgtgtttgtcAGTTCCCAGACATAGTGCAGTTCTGTGAGGAGATGGCCAACATGGGGAAGACTATAATCGTAGCGGCCCTGGACGGAACCTTCCAGAGAAAGGTAAACATGGATGATGAGTCCTATCCAACGTCTGCTGCCTGCCTCCTGGTTGTCGAGCATCGTAATCATGTCGTCATCGGTAACGGTTGTCTCAGAGAATAGAATATTTTACATGTAGAGTTTGTCAGTTTAATTTGAATTAATAACTGCGTATGAATGATGTGTGTCTGTTTCAGACGGTACAGTTCTCTGGCtagtgtactgtctgtctgtttcagaCGGTACACTAGCCAGAGAACTACAGTCTGACCTaactctgccctgtcctgtcttGTCTGTTTCAGACAGTACACTAGCCAGAGAACTACTGTCTGACCTaactctgccctgtcctgtctgttTCAGACAGTACACTAGCCAGAGAACTGTACTGTCTGACCTaactctgccctgtcctgtctgtctgcagcccTTTGGAGACATCCTGAACCTGGTTCCCCTGGCTGAGAGCGTTGTGAAGCTGAACGCTGTCTGTATGCAGTGTTACAAGGAGGCAGCATACACCAAGAGACTGGGGgcagagaaagaggtgagggggagaggaggcagcATACACCAAGAGACTGGGGgcagagaaagaggtgagggggagaggaggcagcATACACCAAGAGACTGGGGgcagagaaagaggtgagggggagaggaggcagcATACACCAAGAGACTGGGGgcagagaaagaggtgagggggagaggaggcagcATACACCAAGAGACTGGGGgcagagaaagaggtgagggggaggggggagaggaggcagCATACACCAAGAGACTGGGGgcagagaaagaggtgagggggaggggggagaggaggcagCATACACCAAGAGACTGGGGgcagagaaagaggtgaggggGGATATGATTTATAGTAGAACTGAGGAGGGATCATACAGTAGAAACATCACATGCCTTTCAGACTCAAAGGTTGTATTCCCTTGAACTTCTGGGAGTGAAATGAGACTGGTGGTTTTTCATATCCTCTTTGTCGTCACAACCGATCTCTATTGACATTCAGTGTCCTGGTCTACCTGCTTCTCTCCCTTTCTGAAATCCCCTCTTGATCTCTATCGTCCCTGTTTTATTAGTCAACCAGTTAGGAATGAAAAGTCCCTGCAGGAATCACAGTTATCACTGTGTCCCATTTCACCGTTTATAACCCATCCGATCCTTTCACATCTGCCCAAAGGAGTAAGGGTTAGGAGGTTGATTTTAGGTCTGTGCCTATATTTGGACATGATCTCACTTCCTGTTTCTTGTCTGTGCCCCGCCCCCAGTTGGAGGTGATTGGTGGAGCCGATATGTACCATGCGCGGTGCAGGAAGTGTTACGGTGGCCTGATGGATGTGTTGAAGGAGAATAGCGCCCCCCACAGGGACGAGACGCCACCGCATGTGATGACAGGGAAACTGCTTGACAACACTACATCGCCACGGAAACTCTTCGCCACCCTGCAACTCTGATCATTACCATTAGACtattcttaaagggatagttcactcacATGACTTTAAAGGGGAAGTTGACTTGGATTGGAACTGAATGAGATGGTGAACAATCCCTTTTAATTTTAGGTTTGGTAATTGGACTGGGGATGAGTTAAAAGGATAGTTGACTTCATTTTCTAATTGGAGTAATGAACTATCCCTTTTAAGTTTTGCACTTTGAATGAGCTTGGACAATAAATGAAGCTCCGTCAACCCACTGATCTGTGTGGTATCTGTGTAGTAACTGTCATTTTATAGGGCTTCATATACTTAGTACATATCATATTTTGTTAGACTTGGATATACCTGCTAAAACATACATACTGCCATGCAATGAGTCTAGTGTACACAACTTAGTATTCAACTGTTACTTTTTGTAGTTCTGGTCTGATTTGCCTCCTATTTTTTTTATGTTCATTTATGGTTTGTGTTCAGTCATTTTCCGGATTTTACAAAATGTTAAGTCGAACCCATAACTCGGTGTGCAAGGCCTTTTTTTTGTGCCAATCACCCCAAAAAAACATAAGGTGGAGGGGCTCGGTTGTGCCACTacatcatgccaattgcacgctccctcaacatgagacatctggcattgtgttgtgacaattgtgccttttattgtccccagcacaaggtgcacctgtgtaataatgctgtttaatcagcttcttgatatgccacatctgtcaggtggatggattatcttggcaatggagaaatgctcactaacagggatgttgaCACATTtgagaagctttttgtgcgtataggGAACATTCTGTGTttcttcagctcatgaaacatgcacCCAACACTTAACATTATAGTTGCCAATCACCCTAGTGAACTGAGTGAAAGAAATGGCATTGGATTGCAATCCAATGTACTAGCCTGACTGAAATAACCTGTTTAGTTCTTGGCAGTTGGCACGTTGTTGTACAGTACAACTAGCTGCCAATTAAGATTATTTTTATGGTAACGCAAATCTCCAAAGCACATGTTACCAGTACTGTAGCATGGTTACAATAGACAGTCACTTCAATCTGGACTTGTAaacatgtcttttttttttttaccagtcaAATTATGAGCCAATATTGGATTTAAGGCAGATTTTATTCTGCCCACGCTGACACACACGTCATTTAGACAACAGAATTAGAACCTTGTGACATCACTGTTGAAAGACACTTCCTTATACAACAATGGATTCAATAGAACACAACTGAACTAACAGGTTTCTGGTGctatcattttttggggggtgtatTAAAGTTATAAGTGAGACACAGAATTTGCAAATAAACTTCATAAATGTAAAATAAGTAAATAACTCAAATCTACACTATTTCATTTAgatcagtggtggtggtggtgatcaAATGGCAAATCAAAACCACATAGATAACCAATGATGTAACACGATAAAACAATGGACAAGAAGTGTAATATACACATCGCCCCTACAACCACAGAAAACAAAACGCAATCAATTAACAACCCATAACTAAACTACAAATCACATACTTACAGAAGTCTTGGCTATCGATCAATCACAGATACAAAGGTTGCTCACTGGGGAGGTTACATTTGAACAgtaaggctgcatttacacaggcagcccaattctgatttttcccccaattattggcaaaagatctgatctcactggtcaaaagatcagaattgggctgcctgtgcaGATGCCGCCTTACTAGGCCACACTGGACATTAGGGGGTATGTTCAGAATTGCAAACAACAAATTGCAACATCACTCATCTCCCATACACAAACCCGACAGTTATGAACACAAGGCATCAGTTTGATAATCCTGAATATGCCCTTCAGTTTTTGCTCAAGTGCCTTGAGCTTTAGATGACTTTGTCCACGGTTTTATAATGTAAATATATGGACAGTTTGAGGAGGTCGATTGGGCAAATAGAGTGTATACACCATGGCGTTTGAGCCTTCTGTAGGAAGGACACTTCACACAGGCACTAGCGGAGAAGTTCAAATGGTTGGTGACAcgatcagtggaggctgttgaggggaggacggctcatattaATGTCTGGAAAGGAATCAAACATAAGACAACCACGTGTCTggtaccattccagccattattctgagccgtcctcccctcagcagcctcccctgTCCTGTATACAGAGGGAGCGTTTCCACCCTCCCTAAATGTTTCCACTACTAGCATCACTCATATTTAATAAATGCaattctgtcccaaatggcaccctaatccctatgtagtgcacatcTTTAGACTAGGGCCCAtatagtgtagtgcactatatagggaatagggtgccatttgacacacacacagtgaggtctTCCCTTTGGCCAAGTGGACTCCAATGATGTGTTTATATACAACTTATCTTTGTGTGTCTATATTTACCTACACACATCTATATGCGAATATGTACATCTATGCTTGTCTATGGTGGACTCAAGGTCACCATGGTGTCaacattacatacagtaagtcTAAGGCACCGTCAACAAAGTATACCAGGGTTCTTGTTAAGGAGAAGTGCATAACATTTCCATAGAAGCCAGTCCTCAATGGATTCTATGTCTGCTGTTTTCAGTCTTATCCTTTAATGGATTCTACGTCTGCTGTTTTCAGTCTTATCCTTTAATGGATTCTACGTCAGCTGTTTTCAGTCTTATCCTTTAAAAGCGGCAATCAGCCGTTGAAACCATAACAAACCGTCTCCCCACCcgtttcggtaaaaagctgagggacggGGCTCAAACTCAGAGTTATGGATacgaggactgaccatccatgatatcaaaattatagttaaccatgttgaggctaaatagtgtttgtttacatttactttgtttacaaacattggagtttaAAAAATgcttattttgggttctgatggggtacaacaatTGAACTAacctcatgaggcatttataagttctattcttcaagaatcaattggTACATATCATTAATACGTCCAAAAATGTATCTGCAGGTTGCCACTTTAAAGAAGCAATTGATGAAATCCCAAGTATTGTATTGTTATCAAGTGCTTCAGTTAGTCCTGTATGACTTACATTTAAAGTCAGTCAGATGATTTGAAGTAGTAATCTATGAAGTGCCAAAGCACACTTGGACCTTGGTGGACCGGAGTGCACACCACAGCAAAAACTTCTTGCAATGATTTTAAAAAACGAAGCATTTGCCTGATGAAACAGTTGGAAGGTTTTCACTTGTTTTGAAAGCAGTAACTCCCCTCAATGTACTCTGAACATTTAATGACTCTAGGACCaagaaaatgtattcaaaatagctTCTGAAGTTGGGTAATTGTGTGTTTGTTCATATGTAGCCgttttttcttccatttggtgcctaatgaacatgacccagctgCTACACTGAGGTTCCTGAAGTCAGTTGTGGCAGTAAGAGGATTTATTCATGAATGACTTGTCCCTTTAGTAGTACAAAGCAGGTAGTGGTCTGAGACTCAGAACGACTGATAGGAAACCCACTAAGTAATACAAACCATAGATGGCTTTATCTAGCGACAGTGGAAGACTTCTGTTCTGATTCTCCCCCCTTTTCCAGTGCACATGGTTCTAAAAGCATAGCACTGGTGTCAGGATTGGCTGTGAGGCTGGAGGGAGATTCCATTGTCAAAGCCATAGGGGGGGAAAGTAGGCCAGTGCAGTGCACGCTTTGGGAGAAGGGTGGACAATTGGGACTCTAATTTATCTCCTGGTTACAAGCCCAGTTTCAACCTATCCAGTTGCTATAGTTTTTGTGGACAGTAGACATAAAAATATGACTGAAAACTCAATCAGTACATAAATGACTAGATAGGAACATGCATATTACACAGATCAGTTGAGCAAACAAGCCTTGTGTTTTCAACGGGCTGTTTAATTTAACGTTTAATTTAACGTGTAGTTTAATGAGCGGTttaatgtgtttttttcccccttggGCTTTTTATGGCTTTACCTTGACTGTTATCAGATAAACCCTGTCTAAGAGTTATGAGAAAGGACTCATAACTGCTGGGTTTTTGTCCCACTTCAGGAGCCGTAGGCAGACTTTGACTGAATcttaaatgacaccctatcccatatatatagtgcactacttttaaccagagccttatgggtcctggtcaaaagtagtgcactataaagggaattgggtgccatttgggacacagtcaaaGTCTGCTTACGGCTCCTGAAGTGGGACAAAAACCCTGCAGTTTACATAGGACATTAATAGTAAGGCTTTCTTGGGCATTTGGCTTTTATCCTGTAGAACTCAGTAGTCTCATGATACACTGGTCAATTAAATAAGCAGACTTCTTTGACATTGAATAAAACATTGTGCTTGCATGTCATCAAGATAATTGTGCTAAattgaaaacaaaaagataaaatgtttaaaaaaagacaCTACAGCCATTCAAAGAATTGGCGTTTCAACTATGAATATCTAGTATGTACagacaccagaggaggctggtgggaggaagaTATAGGAGGATCGGCTCActaatggctggaatgaaataAATGGAACCGAGGCAAATGTGTGGTTTCCATATTTGATACCTTTCCATTTATTCCatcccagccattacaatgagcaggTCCTCCTATAtcttcctcccaccagcctcctctgacagaCACACATTCTCCTTCCTTCTGGAGCACAGAAGCAGGGGACTAGAGTtctgaacagagaggggggagacaagcACACTAATTAGCTGAAGCAAGCACTTGCCCCTCCCACGAGAGCTCTCATTGGCTGTTTTTCACATATCCCAAATCATGTGAGCTCCAGTGTCACGTGACCAGGATTTGACATTTGCCCCTCCCCCTCAGCTGCGCCCCCGTCTCAGGGTAGAAGTCTCCTTTTAACCACATCATCCACTGAATTAGTAGTAAGCAGACCTGTGTTCAAACACTATTTAAAACCATTTCAAAAACTTTTATCGGTCTGTGCTTTCATCCAGTTTCCCTGTTGCAAATTAAACCAATATTAACGTTGACAGAGTGAAAACCCCACCCACCTTGCACTCCAGACAGACAAAAGCTAAacaaatatttcattttttttttgaacccaggtctggtgatAAGGAGCTTCCACTTCCTTTCTCCATAATTCTATCCCAGTAATAGGTGGTGAAATTGCCCCTTGGcatagatgctgatcttgggtcaggtttgcatttcccccactaatggttaaggttaggaatggGGAAAGTGAAGCTGACCTAgacctgtacctaggggaaacttcaccgcGGAGCCCCTCAGTAGTTGGGGGGTTGGTATTCCCCCTGGGgttgggtggtggtgatggtgctgGGGGTGAAGGGGGGTTGTTGGAAGTCGTCTGGCGCACTGGAAGGGTACGGGGAGTATGTGGTGGGGGTGTAGGCCGAGGGGGCGTAGGTCGGAGGGTAAGGGGTGTGCTGCTCCGGCGGAGACTCGGCATAGATGCTCTGGGTGACATCGGCAACACCACGGCGATATCTCCCCAAAGCGAAGTAGGTTAGGATTCCCTGTTGTAGACACAAAGAGGAGTCAATTAATGAattcaatcagtcagtcaatgaaTCAATTAGTGAATGAATATTTCAGTCAGTTAATGAATGGAGTCAGTCAGTTACTGAAGAGGTCAGTCAGTGTGGTGAAGTTATGACCAGGCCATAGTGTAGCTGTAGTAAAGGAGAGGCAGCTGTAGTGACAGTCCTCCTCACCCAGGTGGCgatagagaagaaagagaaggcaATGGCGGAGCGGGCGGCGTCCTTGGGGATTCCTCTGACATCAATCGTACGACTCCATTGGCTAGTCAGGAGGCAGAAACACACGAACCACAGGAACGTCCACACGACTGATACAAACAGACAGGAAACATGGAATATACATATTTACACTACAACTACCTACAGGGTCACGTTCATTAGGGAACAACTGATACAAACAGACAGGAAACTATACACATTTACACTACAACTACCTACAGGGTCACGTTCATTAGGGAACACGACTGAAAACGTTATGAAACCTTTTATCAATGGGGGAAAAGTATATAAGCATTTCTTATTGTACGTTCCAGGCAGTCCCGCCccgtttcagtctgttttcttccatgTGGTGCTATGATGAACAAGACCCAGGTGCCTGGAAGCTCTTTCCTCACACCACAACCctaggtccacacacacacacacacacacctcctcaccTGAGAATCCCAGGTCGGCCATGACAGCGTACTTCCTCTCCTTTGCGTTGCTCATCAGCGGCATGTAGGCGTCCAATAAGAGGAAGAAAAAACAGGCCAGGAAGGCTGGAGAAATAAAGACATCAAATATAGATTTATAAAGTAACAATTTATTGAGACCGTAAGGAAATGAGGTGGGGAGTCATGCAAGTGGGAGAAACGGTAAGGATGCAGGGTTTGAAccccagtctcctgaggggagtcGTATGATGAGACAAGGAATCAACCCCAGTCTCCTGCGGGGAGTCGTATTATGAGACAAGGAATCAAccccagtctcctgaggggagtcGTATTATGAGACAAGGAATCAAccccagtctcctgaggggagtcTTATTATGAGACAAGGAATCAACCCCAGTCTCCTGCGGGGAGTCGTATTATGAGACAAGGAATCAAccccagtctcctgaggggagtcGTATGAGACAAGGAATCAAccccagtctcctgaggggagtcGTATGAGACAAGGAATCAACCCCAGTCTCCTGATGGGAGTCGTATTATGAGACAAGGAATCAACCCCAGTCTCCTGATGGGAGTCGTATTATGAGACAAGGAATCAAccccagtctcctgaggggagtcGTATGAGACAAGGAATCAACCCGTCTCCTGAGGGGAGTCGTATTATGAGATGTGCCAGGAGTGTTACCACTACACCATAGCTCTGCATAAAGAGATACTTTCTATTGTCGATTGTCACAGAGACACAAACAATTATTTTTCTGTTATCTGAACCCAGGGCACAACGGCAGGAGATGCCATCTCTGATCCGGTTTGCTGCCTGGCCCCGACCAGATTCTTCCACTCAAGGGTGGTTTCCCCctgggcacagatctaggatcagcttcccctccccaatCGTAACTATTAGTGGGGGAAATGCTTAACTGTCCCAAGATCAGCATCTTGAGGCGACTTCACCCAACAGCATTTTCTCAGTCAGCCCTGGGATTAGAACCTGTAACCCAGAACCACTAGACTACTTACCTATGACACCGATGCCCACAGCGTAGTGACACGCCGAGTCATTCTGGTTGAAGACGCAATGCGCGTCGGGGCTGTGCGATTTGTTGACAAATCCCTCCGCCGTGATGCAGGAGAAGACCACGATGGAAAAAATCtaagaaggggaagagaggagagtttCAATTTGACTGTTTTCACTGCGACCTGCATGTTTATTTATCCATCTAGTCGTCCCTCaccgacggggcctcgtttctccttccctccctccctcgccgacggggcctcgtttccctctccctccctcaacgacggggcctcgtttccctctctctccctcgccgacggggcctcgtttccctctctctccctcgccgacggggcctcgtttccccctccctccctcaacgacggggcctcgtttctccctccatcagcgacggggcctcgtttccccctccctcagcgacggggcctcgtttccccctccctcagcgacggggcctcgtttccccctccctcagcgacggggcctcgtttctccctccttcagcgacggggcctcgtttctcccTCCAGTCATCTAtcaacgacggggcctcgtttctccctccctcaacgacggggcctcgtttccctccccctccctcaacgacggggcctcgttCCCTCCCcaacgacggggcctcgtttccctcccccaacgacggggcctcgtttccctccccctccctcaacgacggggcctcgtttccctccccctccctcaacgacggggcctcgtttccctccccctccctcaacgacggggcctcgtttccctccccctccctcaacgacggggcctcgtttctccctccctcagcgACAGGGCCTCGTTTCTCCCTCCCGTCATCTATCaccgacggggcctcgtttccccctccctccctcgccgacggggcctcgtttccccctccctccctccctcgccgacggggcctcgtttccccctccctccctcgccgacggggcctcgtttccctctccctccctcaacgacggggcctcgtttccctctccctccctcaacgacggggcctcgtttccctctccctccctcaacgacggggcctcgtttccctctccctccctcaacgacggggcctcgtttccctctccctccctcaacgacggggcctcgtttccctctccctccctcaacgacggggcctcgtttccctccctccccctccctcaacgacggggcctcgtttccctccctccccctccctcaacgacggggcctcgtttccctcccccaacgacggggcctcgtttctccctccctcagcgacggggcctcgtttctccctccctcagcgacggggcctcgttttcccctccctcagcgacggggcctcgtttccccctccctcagcgacggggcctcgtttccccctccctcagcgacggggcctcgtttctcccTCCTTCAGCAacggggcctcgtttctcccTCCAGTCATCTAtcaacgacggggcctcgtttctccctccctcaacgacggggcctcgtttccctctccatccctcaacgACGGGCCtcgtttccctccccctccctcaacgacggggcctcgtttccctcccccaacgacggggcctcgtttctccctccctcaacgacggggcctcgtttccctccccctccctcaacgacggggcctcgtttccctccccctccctcaacgacggggtcctcgtttccctccccctccctcaacgacggggcctcgtttctccctccctcagcgacggggcctcgtttctccctccttcagcgacggggcctcgtttccccctccctccctcgccgacggggcctcgtttccccctccctccctcgccaacggggcctcgtttccccctccctccctcgccgacggggcctcgtttccccctccctccctcgccgacggggcctcgtttccccctccctccctcaacgtcggggcctcgtttccctccccctccctcaacgacggggcctcgtttttccctccctcagcgacggggcctcgtttctcccTCCCGTCATCTATCaccgacggggcctcgtttccccctccctccctcgccgaCGGAGCCTcgtaccccctccctccctcaacgtcggggcctcgtttccctccccctccctcaatgtcggggcctcgtttctccctccctcagcgacggggcctcgtttctccctccctcagcgacggggcctcgtttctccctccctcagcgacggggcctcgtttccccctccctcagcgacggggcctcgtttccccctccctcagcgacggggcctcgtttcccccTCCCTCAACGTCGGGGCCTcatttccctccccctccctcaacgtcggggcctcgtttctccctccctcaacgacggggcctcgtttctccctccctcaacgacggggcctcgtttctccctccctcaacgacggggcctcgtttccctccctcaacgacggggcctcgtttccctccccctccctcaacgacggggcctcgtttccctccccctccctcaacgacggggcctcgtttccctccccctccctcagcgacggggcctcgtttccctccccctccctcagcgacggggcctcgtttccccctccctcagcgacggggcctcgtttccccctccctcagcgacggggcctcgtttctcccTCCTTCAGCAacggggcctcgtttctcccTCCAGTCATCTAtcaacgacggggcctcgtttctccctccctcaacgacggggcctcgtttccctctccatccctcaacgacggggcctcgtttccctccccctccctcaacgacggggcctcgtttccctcccccaacgacggggcctcgtttctccctccctcaacgacggggcctcgtttccctccccctccctcaacgaCGGGATCtcgtttccctccccctccctcaacgacggggtcctcgtttccctccccctccctcaacgacggggcctcgtttctccctccctcagcgacggggcctcgtttccccctccctccctcgccgacggggcctcgtttccccctccctccctcgccaacggggcctcgtttccccctccctccctcgccgacggggcctcgtttccccctccc
Protein-coding sequences here:
- the LOC116358972 gene encoding thymidine kinase, cytosolic-like; its protein translation is MECLNVPRILPNSPRKAIGQIQVIFGPMFSGKSTELIRRVRRFQIAQYNCLVVKYAKDTRYSEKGMATHDKNTMEAVPANCLSDVRSLALQACVIGIDEGQFFPDIVQFCEEMANMGKTIIVAALDGTFQRKPFGDILNLVPLAESVVKLNAVCMQCYKEAAYTKRLGAEKELEVIGGADMYHARCRKCYGGLMDVLKENSAPHRDETPPHVMTGKLLDNTTSPRKLFATLQL
- the syngr2b gene encoding synaptogyrin-2, producing the protein MEETGGVGGASAYGASLAGGGFDFHKFAKQPHTIVRFLSWIFSIVVFSCITAEGFVNKSHSPDAHCVFNQNDSACHYAVGIGVIAFLACFFFLLLDAYMPLMSNAKERKYAVMADLGFSVVWTFLWFVCFCLLTSQWSRTIDVRGIPKDAARSAIAFSFFSIATWGILTYFALGRYRRGVADVTQSIYAESPPEQHTPYPPTYAPSAYTPTTYSPYPSSAPDDFQQPPFTPSTITTTQPQGEYQPPNY